The genomic window AGTTCCTTGAAAATATTAAAGAGGTTTTAGGTGACAGAACTTTAGATTATATGGTAATTAATCATATGGAACCGGATCATGCAGCATGTATTGAAGAGATTATTCTTCGCTATCCAAATGTAAAAATTATATGTACTGAAAAAGCGTTCATGTTTATGAACCAATTCGGCTTTGGTGTAGATGGAAAAGTAATAGAAGTTAAAGAAGGCGAAACTATGTCCTTTGGAAAACACAATGTTGTATTTGTGTCTGCTCCAATGGTACATTGGCCAGAAGCTATGGTAACATATGATACTACTAATGGTGTGCTATTTTCAGCTGATGCCTTCGGATCTTTCGGTGCCTTAGATGGTAAGTTATTTAATGATGAGGTTAACTTTGACCGAGATTGGATTGATGAAGCAAGAAGATATTATACAAACATTGTAGGTAAGTATGGCCCTCATGTTCAATCTCTTTTAAAGAAGGCAAGTAGTATAGATATTAAGACTATTTGTCCGCTACATGGACCAGTATGGCGTAATGATTTTGGGTACTTTTTAGATAAATATGACAAGTGGAGTCGTTATGAACCTGAAGAAAAAGGTGTAATGATTGTTTATGGAACAATGTATGGAAATACAGAAGCAGCTGCCAACGATTTAGCAACGAGATTAGTGAAAAAAGGAATGAGTAATGTAGTTATGTATGATGTTTCAAAAACTCATGTTTCTTATTTGATTTCTGAGACGTTTAA from Clostridium sp. MB40-C1 includes these protein-coding regions:
- a CDS encoding FprA family A-type flavoprotein; translation: MYCVRNITEDLYWVGGNDRRLALFENIHPIEKGVSYNSYLLLDEKTVLFDTVDWSICRQFLENIKEVLGDRTLDYMVINHMEPDHAACIEEIILRYPNVKIICTEKAFMFMNQFGFGVDGKVIEVKEGETMSFGKHNVVFVSAPMVHWPEAMVTYDTTNGVLFSADAFGSFGALDGKLFNDEVNFDRDWIDEARRYYTNIVGKYGPHVQSLLKKASSIDIKTICPLHGPVWRNDFGYFLDKYDKWSRYEPEEKGVMIVYGTMYGNTEAAANDLATRLVKKGMSNVVMYDVSKTHVSYLISETFKYSHVVLASVTYNLKIYPPMLNYITDMKALNLQKRTFALIENGSWAPQSGKLMRELLDDMKEMTILDNEMSVSSSMKEEEGDLMDSLADSLIESMK